The DNA region TTTTGGCTTTTTTCGGGTTCTTATCAAAAGCGCTCAGAAAAATCAAAGCCGATCCGGAAACAACCGCCAACGAAAGGAATAGTTTTTTTGATTTCATGTTTAGTGTATTTGTTAACGCAACTATTTCTTGCCATTCAGGGCTTTAATCGTTTTCACTTCATTTTCGCTAAACGGGGTTTTATCCTGTTTGTAAATGTCGTGAAACCACAATTCGGGTTCTTTGCCGCCTGGCATTGGTGTATCCCATGCATAAATAGTATTGGTTTTGCCCGATACAAAGCCCCAGTTAATGGCACCAACATTTTCAGCTTTTAACATCGGCATAATCGTTTGAAATAAGCTTCCGTTTCTTCGGGCCATATATTCGGTACAAACCAAAGGACGGTTGTAGGCTTTTAAATCGTTTATTTTACCAAGGTGACGATCTACATAACCGTAATGGTGGTAAGTGATCACATCAGAGTTTTCGAGCTGAACTTTATTCAGGTTAGCGAAGTTATCGTTGTAATTCCAAACGCCTGCGGTAATTGGCTGGCTCGGGTTAACGGCTTTCGCCCATACAAAAACCTGTTTCAACAAGTCGAGGCTTTTATCTACATAGCCGTTGTTTCCCGGTTCGTTGTATAAATCCCACATGGCAATGCGCTTATCATCTTTGTGTGTGGTGATAATATCTTTCACATAAGCCTCCAACATTTTCAAGCTGT from Pedobacter endophyticus includes:
- a CDS encoding glycoside hydrolase family 2 TIM barrel-domain containing protein — translated: MRNLLIFIACFSISTSFAQSRWTPEQANAWYKKQPWMTGCNYQPASAINQLEMFQADTFDPRQIDKELGWAQELGFNTMRVFLHHVAWTSDKAGFKKRLNEYLDISAKHNIKTMLVFFDDCWNDKYAAGKQPEPKTGVHNSGWLRDPGTDIRNNADSLKMLEAYVKDIITTHKDDKRIAMWDLYNEPGNNGYVDKSLDLLKQVFVWAKAVNPSQPITAGVWNYNDNFANLNKVQLENSDVITYHHYGYVDRHLGKINDLKAYNRPLVCTEYMARRNGSLFQTIMPMLKAENVGAINWGFVSGKTNTIYAWDTPMPGGKEPELWFHDIYKQDKTPFSENEVKTIKALNGKK